The genome window CCGAAGGGCGGAGAGCGAGGCGGGCCTGACAGAACCAGTTCTGTTGAGTGAACCGGCCAATCCAAAGGACACGTCGCATAATGGGGCCATTATGCCTGATGTTTCCGGTCCTTCTGAGTTTACGAAGAAGGTTGGATGGCCGGTGAACGTGCCCGCCGCTGCAAGCTCCTTTGGCCGTGAAGGAGCGACAGCGACTGAGGGGCCTGAGAAGGCCGCTGAATTCCAGTAAGCATGGCGTTGGAACTGAAGCGGCCATAGACCACCCCCCGGAGGGAGGTCCGCGCAGCGGACAGCCCGAGGACGACCGCCCCGGGACATGATGTGTGAAATTCGGACGGTTACGAGACCGAAGGGCGAGTGATCCGTACGGATGAGCACATGATGTTTCGGGATCAGCGGGCGGCCGAGGTAGGAAGCCCGTGAAGCGATGGACTGAATGAGCTCACCGGACTGACGTCTGCGAATAGCAGGCCGAAGGACGGTTGAGCGAAACAGGACAGCGCTTGACGGGCGATCATGGTGGCGCTTGTTCCGCCACCCGACAATCTGAGCGGATGCGATCCGAGGGAGGGCAACCGGAAGACAGTCTGAAAGCAAGAATGGGGGTTCCGTAGGAAGCGGTTCCATTCTTGATTTCAGTCTGGCGACGGTTCCAAAGCCCGACCGAAGGCGGAGACCAACGAGCCGAGCTTTGAAGACAGCCGAACGTCTGCCGGAACGAGGTACGAGAGACGGCAGTAGGCAGGCTGGATGAAAAGGACGGCTGGTTGGGCGCCGTACAGCAGGAAATCATGACAGTGTATTCACTGGCAGGATTTCTGCCAAGACGGACGACGGGAACGCCAACGCTGACGCTTCGCCGCCTTCTCAGGAAACAACGCACGAAGAATCGGAAAATCACGCATAGCCATCTTATGGCGCATATCGGCAAGCTGGGTGGACGTACCCTGACGTTCGGCAATGTCCTTGTACCGCAAACCCTGAAACCGCCACGCAACAACATCGCGTTGCTCGGGGGGAAGCTCCATCAACGCTTCAACAAACTTCGATAAAACCTCAACCGGCATCTCCTCCGCCAGCGGAACGGTTGATTTCGTACGCTCAAACGCCGGATGCTCGATAGGCTCCAGAGGGCGATCCGTATCAAGGTAGACTGAATAAAACGTATCCTCACCCAGCTTGCAGGTCGCACAAGGCATCGCGCCCCAGGGAACGCCGTCATAATCACCGCGCAGGATGGCTTCGGAGTACTGACAGGAATGACAGGTCATAATACACCTCCGGCGCAGAGGGAGAAAGTAATGACGCGCCCGAAGGGATAATGACGCGGACAAGAGAGCCAAAAGCGCGTCATCATAGGGAGAGAATTTTTAATGACGCGGAACATGACGCGCAGGAAACCACTGCAAACAGGGCTCTGCGTCATCTGCGTCATTATACCATTAGTATTAGAAATATAATATAAATAGGGAAAACCGCCCCCCAGCGTGTCCGAACAGGGCGAAATACGCGTCTGAGAGACTTTTTCAAATATGATGTCACATGACGCGCTCGGGCTAAAACGGGACTTTTTCATCGTCATCTCCTTGTGAAAGCTGTGCGATATTGATGTCCCAAATCCGGGTAGCATGTTGGCGACGCTGGGAAAGTGGATAGCCTTGGGATGCGAGCTTGGATAATTCCCGTCCGACCTGACGGGTGGTGTATTTAGAAGCGATACCGGCGAGACCGTCCTGATCGTTCAGCATGGCCGAAAGAAGCTCGGTCGCCGAACCGGTCCAGACATCGGAAACCTGTC of Tichowtungia aerotolerans contains these proteins:
- a CDS encoding RNA polymerase sigma factor, with product MTCHSCQYSEAILRGDYDGVPWGAMPCATCKLGEDTFYSVYLDTDRPLEPIEHPAFERTKSTVPLAEEMPVEVLSKFVEALMELPPEQRDVVAWRFQGLRYKDIAERQGTSTQLADMRHKMAMRDFPILRALFPEKAAKRQRWRSRRPSWQKSCQ